A genomic region of Arachis hypogaea cultivar Tifrunner chromosome 5, arahy.Tifrunner.gnm2.J5K5, whole genome shotgun sequence contains the following coding sequences:
- the LOC112801783 gene encoding kunitz-type trypsin inhibitor-like 2 protein encodes MKLALLALFALSTTLLPLIMGAEQVVDTDGNAIFPGGRFYIMPNIFGAAGGGVKFGRTGNQICPVTVLQDYSEVIKGLPVKFAIKQDIGPGIIFTGTPLDISFDYKPGCAESSKWVVIDDLPAPYVAIGGAENHPGKIIIDGSFKIEKVGTFSYKLMFCPSITAPPGLCYDIGRYDDKHGRRLILTDKDAYELVFEDAGVVDEHYSIVA; translated from the coding sequence atgAAGCTTGCATTGCTTGCCCTCTTTGCCTTGAGCACCACTCTGCTGCCATTAATCATGGGAGCAGAACAAGTGGTGGACACAGACGGCAACGCAATTTTTCCTGGCGGAAGATTCTACATTATGCCAAATATTTTTGGCGCAGCTGGAGGTGGAGTCAAATTCGGCAGGACTGGTAACCAAATCTGTCCGGTTACCGTCCTGCAAGATTATTCGGAGGTTATAAAGGGTCTTCCGGTGAAGTTTGCTATTAAGCAAGACATAGGCCCCGGCATAATCTTCACCGGAACCCCACTTGATATTTCGTTTGACTACAAACCCGGTTGCGCTGAATCTTCAAAATGGGTGGTTATTGATGATTTGCCGGCACCATATGTAGCTATTGGTGGTGCTGAAAATCATCCTGGGAAGATAATCATTGATGGTAGTTTTAAGATTGAGAAAGTTGGAACATTCAGTTACAAGCTTATGTTTTGTCCCAGTATAACTGCACCACCTGGTTTGTGTTATGATATTGGGAGGTACGATGATAAGCATGGAAGGCGTTTGATTCTCACGGATAAAGATGCTTATGAACTTGTGTTTGAAGATGCTGGTGTTGTTGACGAACACTACTCTATTGTTGCATGA